A part of Caldicellulosiruptor owensensis OL genomic DNA contains:
- a CDS encoding ABC transporter ATP-binding protein, which yields MSKGAKPKDLKSTLKRLWEYFNEFRLLLFGIFVTVIAGAILQIISPLLIQRAIDGYIVPKKLDGLYKIVLAMIGIYILNSFFAYLQGYGMMTISQKIVFKMRGDLFSKLQRIPIKVFDTRAHGDLMSRLTNDIDVMTNTLNASLTSIFSSIITITGSIIVMLILSPLLTILTLTVVPLMFWLTNLIANKTRKLFSQNQKLLGSLNSIIEEDITGQKVIKVFTREEKEIQKFEKVNRELTHVGIKAQIFSGVIPPLMNLLNNLAFIIVAASGGFLALRSFITVGTIASFIQYARQFTRPLNELANQFNQIQSAFASAERVFEIMDEVEETSFEDEVDLQDIKGEVEFKNVWFSYTKGQPVIKDVSFKVKPGQMVALVGPTGSGKTTIVNLLSRFYDIDSGQILIDGIDIRRINRYSLRRKLGIVLQDTFLFSETVKENIRYGKLSATDDEVILASKMANAHEFIKHLPHGYDTVLTDNGMDLSQGQRQLLAIARAILSDPAILILDEATSNIDTRTEKLVQSAMLKLMQGRTSFVIAHRLSTIRNADLILVIHDGRIVEQGTHDELIANKGFYYNLYISQFAVV from the coding sequence TTGTCCAAAGGAGCAAAGCCCAAAGATTTAAAATCTACTTTAAAAAGACTTTGGGAATATTTTAATGAATTCAGACTTTTACTTTTCGGGATATTTGTAACTGTCATAGCAGGTGCGATTTTGCAGATTATTTCTCCTCTTTTAATCCAAAGAGCCATAGATGGATATATAGTTCCGAAAAAACTTGACGGACTTTATAAAATAGTGCTGGCAATGATAGGAATTTATATTCTCAACTCCTTTTTTGCGTATCTTCAGGGTTACGGAATGATGACAATTTCCCAAAAGATAGTTTTCAAAATGCGAGGTGATCTTTTTTCAAAACTCCAAAGAATTCCAATAAAAGTTTTTGATACAAGAGCACATGGAGATTTAATGTCAAGACTGACAAACGACATTGATGTTATGACAAACACTCTCAACGCAAGTTTAACTTCAATATTCTCGAGTATTATAACCATAACAGGCTCAATAATTGTTATGCTAATTTTAAGTCCTTTGCTTACAATTTTAACGTTGACAGTTGTGCCGCTTATGTTCTGGCTAACAAACTTAATCGCAAATAAAACAAGAAAGTTATTTTCACAAAACCAGAAGCTTTTGGGTAGTTTGAATAGCATAATTGAAGAGGATATAACTGGTCAGAAGGTTATAAAAGTTTTTACAAGAGAAGAAAAAGAAATACAAAAATTTGAAAAAGTGAACAGAGAACTTACACATGTGGGGATAAAAGCCCAGATATTTTCAGGGGTTATTCCGCCTCTTATGAACCTTTTGAATAACCTTGCGTTTATAATTGTTGCAGCATCGGGTGGCTTTTTAGCGCTCAGAAGTTTTATCACAGTTGGGACAATTGCAAGTTTTATTCAATACGCAAGACAGTTTACACGACCGTTAAATGAGCTTGCAAACCAGTTTAATCAGATCCAGTCTGCGTTTGCTTCAGCTGAGAGAGTATTTGAGATAATGGATGAGGTAGAAGAGACTTCTTTTGAAGATGAAGTTGACCTGCAGGATATTAAAGGAGAAGTTGAATTTAAAAACGTATGGTTTTCTTACACAAAAGGTCAGCCTGTTATCAAAGATGTGAGTTTTAAGGTAAAACCCGGGCAGATGGTAGCGCTTGTTGGACCCACTGGAAGCGGGAAAACGACAATTGTGAATTTGCTTAGCAGATTTTACGATATTGATAGCGGACAGATTTTGATTGACGGTATTGATATAAGAAGGATAAACAGGTACAGCCTCAGAAGAAAACTTGGGATTGTACTTCAAGATACATTTTTATTTTCAGAAACTGTTAAGGAAAATATAAGGTATGGAAAACTTTCTGCCACAGACGATGAAGTAATATTAGCTTCAAAGATGGCAAATGCACATGAGTTTATAAAACATCTTCCACATGGTTATGATACAGTACTTACAGACAATGGAATGGACTTAAGTCAGGGGCAAAGACAGCTTCTGGCAATTGCAAGAGCAATACTTTCTGACCCGGCAATTCTTATATTAGATGAGGCAACAAGCAATATCGATACAAGGACAGAAAAACTTGTCCAGAGCGCAATGTTAAAGCTTATGCAGGGAAGAACAAGTTTTGTGATAGCCCACAGACTTTCAACTATCAGAAATGCTGACCTTATTCTTGTAATACACGATGGCAGAATTGTCGAACAGGGTACACATGATGAACTTATAGCAAATAAAGGTTTCTACTATAACCTGTATATAAGCCAGTTTGCAGTGGTTTAA
- a CDS encoding ABC transporter ATP-binding protein: MLKLFRYLKPYTWAVILAPLFMILEVAMDLMQPRFMERIIDIGLKRGDIEYILKTGLIMILAALIGMIGGGGCVVFSSIASQNFAYDLRCDLFKKIMSFSFKNVDRFRPETLITRLTNDVVQMQNIVMMMLRIVVRAPFLFIGGIIMTLTIDPKLSLVLFISIPFVILIFYIMIKYSFPLFSQVQKRIDRVNAVMRENLLGSRVVKAFVRHEYEQKRFYNANRELLETSMKAFGIVVITMPLFGLVMNMAMVGVVWFGGFEVKYGSLQVGQLMAFINYTMQILFSLMMIGNIFLFITRASASAERINEVLECDIDIKSKENAVKKPIEFGKVEFRNVTFYYNQDENSPALENISFIVNPGETVGIIGTTGSGKSTLVSLIPRLYDVQEGEVLIDDVNVKDYDVEVLRKCISIVLQDTILFTGTIKENIAWGNENATMEEIIQAAKAAQAHHFIMSFEKGYDTEVSERGVNLSGGQKQRISIARAILKRPKILILDDCTSAVDMATEKKIQAALKEYTKGTTTFIIAQRISSIRHADKIIVMDAGKIVAIGTHDELVKNCPIYREIYLTQSGEEESKIA; this comes from the coding sequence ATGTTAAAACTTTTTAGATACTTGAAGCCATATACATGGGCTGTGATTTTAGCTCCTCTGTTTATGATTTTAGAAGTAGCAATGGACCTTATGCAGCCGAGGTTTATGGAAAGGATAATTGATATTGGGCTAAAAAGAGGCGATATAGAATACATTTTGAAAACAGGACTGATAATGATTTTAGCAGCTCTGATTGGGATGATTGGCGGTGGGGGATGTGTGGTATTTTCAAGCATTGCAAGCCAGAACTTTGCCTACGACTTGAGGTGTGACCTGTTCAAAAAAATAATGTCGTTTTCGTTTAAAAATGTTGACAGGTTTCGACCGGAAACTCTCATTACAAGGCTTACCAATGATGTTGTGCAAATGCAAAATATTGTCATGATGATGCTTAGAATAGTTGTACGAGCACCATTTCTTTTTATTGGTGGAATTATAATGACTCTCACAATAGATCCTAAACTTTCGCTTGTTTTGTTTATCTCAATACCCTTTGTTATACTAATTTTTTATATCATGATAAAATACAGTTTTCCTTTATTTTCTCAGGTTCAGAAAAGAATAGACAGAGTAAACGCTGTAATGCGTGAAAATCTTTTAGGAAGCAGAGTAGTAAAAGCTTTCGTCAGGCATGAATATGAACAGAAAAGGTTTTATAATGCAAACAGAGAGCTTTTAGAAACTTCTATGAAGGCATTTGGGATTGTTGTAATTACGATGCCGCTATTTGGACTTGTTATGAACATGGCAATGGTAGGTGTTGTATGGTTTGGAGGGTTTGAAGTGAAATATGGCAGTCTACAGGTGGGGCAGCTTATGGCATTTATAAATTATACAATGCAGATACTGTTTTCTCTGATGATGATAGGTAATATCTTTTTGTTTATTACAAGAGCAAGTGCTTCTGCAGAACGAATCAATGAAGTTCTTGAGTGTGATATAGATATCAAAAGCAAAGAAAATGCAGTCAAAAAACCAATTGAATTTGGCAAAGTGGAGTTTAGGAATGTAACTTTTTACTACAACCAGGATGAAAATAGTCCGGCACTTGAAAATATATCATTTATTGTGAATCCGGGTGAAACAGTTGGCATTATTGGCACAACAGGTTCCGGGAAATCCACCCTTGTTAGCTTAATTCCCAGACTTTATGATGTTCAGGAAGGTGAGGTATTAATTGATGATGTAAATGTAAAAGACTACGATGTTGAGGTTTTGCGAAAGTGCATCAGTATAGTTTTACAGGATACAATTCTCTTTACAGGAACGATAAAAGAGAATATTGCATGGGGTAATGAGAATGCCACTATGGAAGAAATAATACAGGCTGCAAAGGCAGCGCAGGCTCACCATTTTATCATGAGTTTTGAAAAAGGATATGACACTGAGGTGTCTGAACGTGGAGTGAATCTTTCTGGTGGACAAAAACAGAGGATTTCAATTGCCAGAGCTATCTTGAAAAGACCCAAAATATTGATATTGGATGACTGTACATCAGCTGTTGATATGGCAACTGAAAAGAAGATTCAGGCAGCTTTGAAAGAGTACACAAAGGGTACAACAACCTTTATAATAGCTCAGAGAATATCTTCTATAAGACATGCAGATAAGATAATTGTCATGGACGCAGGCAAAATTGTAGCAATTGGTACACATGACGAGCTTGTAAAAAACTGTCCTATCTACAGAGAAATTTATTTAACTCAGAGTGGGGAGGAGGAAAGCAAAATTGCCTGA